The genomic segment CCGTCTTTCAACTTGATGAGTCCTTCATTTTGAAGGAACGTCAAGACACGTCCACGCTCCGCGACGTTTGAGCTCGTCAAGATTGTTGCGCCTTTCGGTAACTCGTCAAGCGACTTATATTTCTTTGAGTAAACACCGAGCGGTTCAACGTGGGCGCCGCCTGCATTTTCAAATTTATAAGATTTGTTCTCTTTTTCCTGTTGCTCAAGGTACGGAACGTGTTGGAAATAGTTTGCATCGATTTCTTTTTCAGCGAGTGCCTTGTTCGGCAACACATAATCTTGGAACTTTTTGATTTCGAGTTTGTAGCCTTTTGCTTCATACTCTTTTTGAACGTGCTCTAGGATTTCAGCATGGGGAACGTTTGAGGCACCGATGACAAGTGTCTTCGCGTCGTCTCCTGACGACTCTTCCCCACATGCTGCAAGACTGACTGCTAAGACGGATACGGCTGCTGTACCGACGAATTTTTTCCAAAGTTTCATGAATAATTCCTCCCAAGTTAACTAAAATAGTATTATCGTTTATCGATTGCTTTTACGAGCAGGTCACCAATAATTTGAATGATGAAGACGATGACGAGAATCAACAATGTCGCGATAGCGATGACATCGTTTTGAGAACGCTGGAAACCTTCGATATATGCCATGTCCCCAAGTCCACCTCCTCCGACTACTCCGGCCATTGCCGTGTAACCGACGAGCGCGACGAGCGTAACGGTAATACCGGAGACGATTGCTGGTAGTGCTTCCGGAATCAACACTTTATAGATGATTTGGAACTTCGTTGCCCCCATCGATTCCGCTGCTTCGATGACACCTTTGTCGACTTCACGCAGTGCCAGTTCGACCATCCGCCCGTAAAACGGTGCCGCCCCAAGAATCAGTGCCGGAAGTGCCGCTGTCGGTCCTAAGAACGACCCGACGATGATGAGCGTCACTGGAATCAATAAAATCAACAATATAATAAACGGAATCGAACGGAAGATGTTGACTAAAAAGCTGAGCACGGAATACAGTGCCCGGTTCTTAAACAATAAGTCTTCATTCGTCGCGTACAACAATAGACCAATGATTAAACCGAGTATGAAAGTCGCTAGACCCGCGACGGCTGTCATATAAACGGTACTGCCAGTCGCCGTCCAGACCATTTCCCAATCGATGTCGTTAAAGAATGTCGTCATCGGTGATCCACCTCCACTTCAACGTCACTCGCTTGAAGTTTCGCGATGACCGCTTGTGTTTCATGTGCTGCACCAATCAGTTGGATGAACAACGTTCCGAGTGCACCGTCCTGCGTCTGTCCGACGTTCCCGCCGATGATATTAAATAATAAGGTCGAATCTTTCATGACTTCTGCGAGAATCGGACTTTCTGCTGTCGAACCGACGAATGTCAGCTGGACGATTTTCCCGGTCGGATAGCGCTCACGGAGTTTCGCGAACGTTAACTCGTTTTCTGTAGACGACGTCAGTTGTTTGACGAATTCTTTTGTCATCGCTTGTTTCGGATGCCGGAAGACTTCTGAAACAGGACCCTGTTCGACGATTTTTCCGGCCTCCATGACGGCGACCCGGTGACAGATTTTTTGAATGACGTGCATCTCGTGTGTGATCAAGACAATCGTCAGTTTCAGTTTTTTATTGATGTCGACGAGTAACTCTAAGATTGAGTCCGTCGTTTTCGGATCAAGGGCACTTGTCGCCTCGTCAC from the Exiguobacterium oxidotolerans JCM 12280 genome contains:
- a CDS encoding MetQ/NlpA family ABC transporter substrate-binding protein produces the protein MKLWKKFVGTAAVSVLAVSLAACGEESSGDDAKTLVIGASNVPHAEILEHVQKEYEAKGYKLEIKKFQDYVLPNKALAEKEIDANYFQHVPYLEQQEKENKSYKFENAGGAHVEPLGVYSKKYKSLDELPKGATILTSSNVAERGRVLTFLQNEGLIKLKDGKTTDAQLKDIAENPKNIKFKTNIEASLLPQAYKNNEGDAVLINTNYAIDNGLNPLKDTIALEDESSPYVNIIVTREGDEKDERVTALLDILHEKKTQDWITKEYKGAVVPVSK
- a CDS encoding methionine ABC transporter permease — translated: MTTFFNDIDWEMVWTATGSTVYMTAVAGLATFILGLIIGLLLYATNEDLLFKNRALYSVLSFLVNIFRSIPFIILLILLIPVTLIIVGSFLGPTAALPALILGAAPFYGRMVELALREVDKGVIEAAESMGATKFQIIYKVLIPEALPAIVSGITVTLVALVGYTAMAGVVGGGGLGDMAYIEGFQRSQNDVIAIATLLILVIVFIIQIIGDLLVKAIDKR
- a CDS encoding methionine ABC transporter ATP-binding protein; translation: MIRLQDVGKIYRSKRGEVEAVANVDLTIERGEIFGIIGYSGAGKSTLIRLLNMLEAPTSGSIQIDGVEMTTLRPKELRGVRKNVSMVFQHFNLLWSRTVEENIMFPLELGGYPRARRKERVAELIQLVGLDGREGAYPSQLSGGQKQRVGIARALASNPDVLLCDEATSALDPKTTDSILELLVDINKKLKLTIVLITHEMHVIQKICHRVAVMEAGKIVEQGPVSEVFRHPKQAMTKEFVKQLTSSTENELTFAKLRERYPTGKIVQLTFVGSTAESPILAEVMKDSTLLFNIIGGNVGQTQDGALGTLFIQLIGAAHETQAVIAKLQASDVEVEVDHR